In a single window of the Nicotiana tomentosiformis chromosome 10, ASM39032v3, whole genome shotgun sequence genome:
- the LOC138900389 gene encoding protein NEGATIVE REGULATOR OF RESISTANCE-like encodes MEVQKRKCLHDGEIEVKKQIKTEKNDGKSTAAAEAVEDDEVEEFYAILRRIRVAVKYFEKGNADRGGASRKLTVATPWNLALRTEDFKEVVGVKEEEEKVEDNAGLDLNIDPVIDPKSEAD; translated from the coding sequence ATGGAGGTTCAAAAGAGGAAATGTTTACACGACGGAGAAATTGAAGTAAAAAAGCAAATAAAAACGGAGAAAAATGACGGAAAGAGCACGGCGGCAGCGGAGGCGGTGGAGGACGATGAAGTGGAGGAGTTCTATGCTATACTGAGGAGAATACGTGTGGCGGTGAAATATTTCGAGAAGGGTAACGCCGACAGAGGTGGTGCTAGCAGAAAGCTGACGGTGGCGACGCCGTGGAATTTGGCTTTGCGGACGGAAGATTTTAAAGAGGTTGTCGGCGTTAAGGAGGAGGAAGAAAAAGTTGAGGATAATGCGGGTTTGGATCTTAACATTGACCCGGTTATAGATCCAAAGTCAGAAGCCGATTGA